The genomic window GGAACGCCGGGCGCCTCTGTGGAGGACCGCCCGCGGCTCCCCTGTCACCGACGGGACAGCACGATCCGCGCCGGTGCGGCGTGGAATGGAGGCGGCGGCTGCGCTCAGTCCCGCGGGGCCAGCCGGGCCCCGGTGAGACCGCGGTCGAGGTGGTGGAGCAGCGCCCGGTACTGCTCCTCGGAGAAGGGCGCGCCCTCGGCCTCGCGGACGAGGGGCCAGGACTCGCCGGTCGCGTCCCTGAGCGCGAGCCCGGTGTCCCGGAAGCCGGCCCGCTCGTAGAAGGCGAGCCGACGGCGCCGCTGCTCGGCGTTCGGGGCGTCAGCGACGACGGGCTCGACGTCGAGGACGACCGTGCAGCCCGGGTGGCGCCGCGAGAGCTCGGCCAGGAGCCGGGAGCCGACTCCCCTCCCCCGCGCCGCCGGGTCGACCGCGAGGTAGAACAGGTAGAGGAGGTCCTCCCCGGGGCGCCGCACGGTCCAGGTGAGAGCGCTCGGGCGCTCGGTTCGCGCGCCGTCCGAGTCGTCGTACCAGGCGATGAGGTCGATGCCGGGGCGGAGGCTGATGGCGTGGAGCGCCGCCCAGGGCAGCCGCTCGGAGTCCGGGAAGGCCTCGCGGTAGACGCGTCGGGCCCACCGGTCGGCCCGGGTCAGCGGCCGGACGCGGCGGGTGCGCATCAGGTCCGGTCCGCGCTCAGGACCACTCCGGGCAACGGCGCCATCCCTAACAGACCTAGCCGTCGGTATCTGCTCACGACGGCGGCGATCGCCTTGTCCCGATGTGATACCCCGTGTCATCGCAGCGTCTATCTCCTCTTGGCGACCTTTCGCGCTCCCAGAGCGAGAGCGAGGAATCGGAGATAGGACGCCTCGCCCTCACGCAGGAGCTGCTCGGTCAGCACCAGGAGCCGCCCGGCCACCTCTGTGTACATCACGGTCTCCCGCTTTGAGGGCTTGACCATGACGTCATAGTCAGCGTCCGTACGCGCACTGTGAAGGTCGATCAAGCTCTGACAAACCTCCGCAAGCCTCGGGTCGACGAGCCCGCGAGGAGCCAACCCCGGATGGACCGGTTTGGACGAGTTATTCGCTAGAGCGACGACGTCTTCGCACAGTCCGACAAGATCCGTATGAGTGATCCATCGGGCCACCTGCGCGTGAGCCGTAGACCACCCCAGACGACCGGAGTACCAATCGTCACCCTGGATCAGGCACTGAGCCGCGTGTTTGCTGAGCTGATGGAACGCCACATAGTACGACGCGCTGATAGCGCGCCGAAGGTCTGCGGTTCGCGGGTTACCACGGCCGCTCGGAAGAAGGCTCTTCGCGTGCGCGAGCAGTAGCTCCGGGGTGAGATCAGCAGCGCGGTGCGACGGGAACTGACTGCTCGTCACGAGCGAACCTCCAGCATGTCCTCATCGGCATCGTGATAGAGAACTCGGAACTGCTCTCCGATCCCCATGAGCTCACTCGTCCTGGCCCACACGGTTCGCCGGAGCCGAGCCGCCTCATCGACGTCCCAGTCCGTATTCGACTCGCTCGAAAGATAGACCCTCACGATAGTGATGACGCCGTCGGGCCAGGCTTCGTCCTCCACCTCGACACGAGCTACGACGAGACTCCCTTCAGTGAGCCCCTGGAGGCGATGCTGAATCTGCTCATTGCGCGTCAGCTCTTTCGTAGCCATGACCCTATGGTCTGCTACGGCTCGGGGACAGTCAACCGCGGATGGAGGTTGGAATCTGCTGGGCGCTTCTGGTCTCCCGTGCCCGCTGTTCCCGAACGACCCGGGCCTCCTCGCGCAGGCCGTCGGGGAGGCGGTGGGCGACGCGCTCGGGGACGCGGTCGGCATCGGGCTGGCCGATGAGGTCCTCGGGGACCTCCGTCGAGCAAGAGATCGCCGTCATGGCGTGACGGTCGACGACCTTGACGCGCTCGCGCGGGTGGGAGTCGCCGCCAGTGACGGTGACCTCGCCG from Actinomyces radicidentis includes these protein-coding regions:
- a CDS encoding GNAT family N-acetyltransferase, whose product is MRTRRVRPLTRADRWARRVYREAFPDSERLPWAALHAISLRPGIDLIAWYDDSDGARTERPSALTWTVRRPGEDLLYLFYLAVDPAARGRGVGSRLLAELSRRHPGCTVVLDVEPVVADAPNAEQRRRRLAFYERAGFRDTGLALRDATGESWPLVREAEGAPFSEEQYRALLHHLDRGLTGARLAPRD